Within Carassius gibelio isolate Cgi1373 ecotype wild population from Czech Republic chromosome A16, carGib1.2-hapl.c, whole genome shotgun sequence, the genomic segment acGCGCACTGAAAGGTTTGGGAAGCTGTTGGTAACTGTCGGATCAATGTTTCATATTTGATTGCGGTTTATTTTTATAGATGTTTACCGATGGATCTGTGATGTGCGGCTcagaaatctattttttttttacatgacactGTTTAATTGCAGTTTATTTTGCATCGTGCGCAACATCTCACGCGCCACTGGATTAACATGAACGTGCGCAGATTTGGGATTTTCGCATCTCACTATCCCAAAGCAGGTATTTCTGTCACACACTGTATAGGCTACtaggtaaaataatattattatactattcTATAGTATTACATTTGCTGCTATCGTCTACCTTTGTGTCTAATAGATTGTGCGTAAATAATGGTTAGCTCAAGTATACTGTAGGTACCACGTTTgaagttaaacattttaataaaaatattgtgaatatttatttttattatttattaaagttgaatgaatgaatgaatgaatgaatgattttaGGCACATCATTCATATATTAGACTGGGGCAAATGGTCACAGTTTTCCACCCAGAGATAATTTTATTAGGATATAgggttgttttttaaaaataatgtttttagggAGAAGtacttaatgttaataaaatgttgtatGGGGGAATAAAGTAGTTTACATGGTAAATTGTCACAATATGATTATGCTGTTTATTGATGCTGATTTGATTTAGCTTATATACAAAATggctaataatttaatttaaaggagAGAAGCACAAttcattacattattttcaacaaCAAGAAtggctgaataaaataaaagtgtataaaGCAGCAAAATACAAGACATTGTTTATGTGAGTATACAAATGCAAATGATTAAGATATGATACAAAAATGATAAAGATATGatacaaatgataaaaacatgatACAAATCCAAGAGATAAAGAGAGTATcaatgtgacaacatgccccaaagTGAAAACTGACCTTGAGAACATTATAGCTTCCTTATATAACTGAATGTTTTTCAGTGTGGCTTTGATGTTTGGCAGCTTGTTTACCCAATAAAACTTTATgataatattgtaatttaaattttgagtataaatgtCACAATTTTAACTTAGTGAAAACATAGACAACCACTTCTAGATAAAAGCATGtatacagttgttgttgttgttgttgtttttttaactcaATATTATAAGACTTATATCATTATATAAATCCTTTATGACAACTTGCTTTGCTCTCTAGTatttagaagaagaagaatgatgttgaatgtaatttattaatggtGTTTCCACACCTTGGCACATTGTCCTAGAATGATTATTACTattgttactttatttttgttcattcattaatttttcaTTCTTACAGTCATGTGTATCCAGGACTCTCCGGCCAGTTATGGTTCAGGATTTGGCTGAAGAGTTGTCTGACAGATAGTCATAATGGGTAAAGGGAAATCTGAATTTCTTAACTTGTTTTTTTCCCCTACATAATAAAAAAGAATCTGGTACTATTATCAGCTCGATcacaatgtatttgtttttggaGTGTCTATAAATCTTGTATATGTGATCTGGGACATCTAGTGTCAGGATGAGAAGTTGCACACACTAAAAAAACTTCACAGATATGGCTTCATCAGTTATGCATATAAAACCATCagaatttcattatatatatatatatatatatatatatatatatatatatatatatatatatatatatatatatatatatatatatatatatatataagtaatgtATACCAGCTGCTAAATATTTTCAAGTAAAATGTCACTCCATACAAACATATTGGACAAAATACTTAAAACACTATTTGACGCTATTGCTCACTTAGGCTGACTTAAACTGTGTGTCTTGAAATGAAATCAAGAGTATGTGTGTTCCTCatatcaaaatatatacaaattgagTGACATTCTAGAGATAGAGATTTATGATAAAAGTATTTTAAGGCTACATGTCATTGGAAAGAGATGTTTGTAACAATATTAATTGTTGTATACAATTAtatgtatacaatttttttttattaaagataaaGGATTTCTTTGATTTTGGCTTGGTCAGATTCAGTTTGAGTGCACTGtgcatcactgtaaaaaaaaacatcaatatatGACAGTTCAATATAACTTTTGTTTCAAAACTACACGTATTTGCAGGAGTACAGTAGGAATGGGTTAACACGTTGTTTGCAAGGAAGCTGTTAGTGTTTTGAGTGAGACAGACAACTAGATGGACAGCAGTTGATAGGGCAATGACAGATAAAATAGATAAAAGACATGTTGGCTAAGAAAAGAGGGTTAAAATCACTCATAACTATTTAACACTTCTGATATCTTTTTGGCTACATCTTTCATTTTCTCTTCCCACTCGATGTGCAGAGCTTCCTCATCATCCCCGACGATGGCAGCGTAACTCATCAGAGCAATGAGGCCGATGCAGAACAGGTATGTGAGTCGAGTGCATAGGTTTTCCATGACACGCTGGTCGCCTTGTGAATGTTTCATGTAGACCTCTAGGATGGGCTGACTGAAGATCTTTGATTCACCCATCACACCGCCGTACAGCGTGTACAGGTTCTGGTCACACTGATTGATCACAAAGCTCATTTCAAATTCTTTCTTGCGCTGTTCATGTGCTGCTGATAGCTCCACAGTGTCCATGAATTTGGAGAACTGATTACGAATGTTTTCTTCTACGCGACTGTACAGGCCATCCACAGTCTCCTTCCTGATCTGATGCAATACATTCTGGTTCTGCTGACAGATATCGTCCAGGGCTCGAGTCACGCTGCCAAACTCACGTTTGAGTTTCTGGATGTCTTCATCGTCCACATGGTGCAGCACCACCCGGATGAGGGAACCAGCCACGCCGAAGATGGGATTGACCACCGCTGCTGCAGATGAGATGGTGGCCACACACTCCAGAACCTTCACTAGACCCCTCTTCAGCTTCTCTTGTTCTTCTAAGATCTCATTTTCAGCCATTGTGTCTGGAGGAAGAGCCCTTCCCAGTGAAGTTTACCTGAAGAAGAAACTGATAATACAAAGGCAAACAATATTATcactttcgttttttttttatttaggctgTTGGCGTCTCTGTGCAGCACACAGTAGGTTGTGTTTCATTCCCAAATGAACCTAATGGTTaaataaagacagtcacttgtttcaaataagcctttttgaaaaaatcatttaaataaggGATATCAAGAACCTGGTCGAACTGAGATAAATTATGAGAGCTGCAATGTTACAATGGATTGTTTTATCTAGTCCTAACTAAACAATTCTgatctgatttattttaaaacaatctaaaaattttaatgacactattgtatactgtaaatacacattattaattataatcatGCTTATGTCTATAAAACATAGATGTTAAATatcgaaaatgtttttttaattaagcagCTTTAGACCTTAACTTGAATATCAAAACATCACTTTACAGGCTGTGTACTGTCTAAACACATTTTTAGTGAGATATAGGACTTaagtcaatattttatttgaatatctgCCCAGTGTAAAGTGCGCTGGATGTTTGTTAGCTGCTCTAGGATCAAAACAGAACATTTACAACTTTATCAAGCAAAAACAGAACTATACAACAACATTTTCTCAAGCAATGTGTTGGTCTTCATCCCATCTAGAGTAAGATGACTTTAGCCAGCTGCTGTCTATCTTTTATAGCTCCCCCTAGCTGCTACTTCTGATTTCCTTGTTAATGCTAAGAATGAGTTCCTCTTTCAAACTTTAACAAACAATACCTAAAACTCATTGACATTTGCCTGATCTTGTTGCCTGTAAGGAATATTTCTACCCTTACCTCCCTCAGCTGCGTGTCTTCCCAGCAGTCAATGCATCATGGGCAGTTTCATCTGAGATCAGTGTGGAGGGGTGGACAGATGGACTATACCATTATCTTACAGGGTCCTGGTACATGAAAAAGATTTGCTCTTTCATTGACCTTGAAATATTCCTAATGCAAGCCATTTGTTTACTGTCTcaattatgaatattaatatactGGCCAGAAAATGGTCAGtattaaatatctatctatctatctctccgtccgtccgtccgtccatcaatccatccattcatcttttAATCTATAGAAATTGTAGGTACTGTCTGTGGTGCTGCAGGACTCCAGATGTCATGTGATCATTCACACTGTGAAATGATGTAGATCTGCTTTAGGCCTTACTGTGGCATCAATGGTAATGTATGTTCCTCTTAAGGTGGAATGATTCAAAATGTGTATAGTCAGTTCCTAAAACGCATAGTTCCTGTTTTCCTACTTGTGCACTAAGACACAGACACGATGAGGAAGTGGTTGACAGCACTGTGACACAAGACTGCATAGACAAAGTACTTGGAGATATCTTCTTTTTCttgttattttgatgaaaaaaactgAATAAGAGCAGTTTGTCATGGAGGACTCTTGATTCTCTGCtgattttttttgaaaattattctcTCCAAATTTAATAAGATCACTCGTAAAATTGATGACATTGAATGTAAATGGCCATTCTAAAGTGGAGACCCTGCAGTTGGATGACAGCAAGGACAGACACAGATGGAAAAAGTAAGAGATTGTTCTGACATTTAGTTCATTAATTTGACAGCATGATTAATACAAATCTGAGTAAGTCTGTTTAATAATAGTCTAGAATGCAGCACATCACTAACTACAATTAGTGATGAGTAAATTTAAGTTTCAGGGTTAAACTTTATTCCTCATTTTTCTaaattctcattttcatttaactgaagtactaaaataattaaaactaatgtgtgtgtgtgtgtgtatgtgtgtgtgtgtatgtgtatgtgtatgtgtgtgtgtgtgtgtgtgttatatgcaTGTTGCCTTTTATTAGTTCAAAACTAGCTTAGTTTAATAACCTAATGCCAGAGGGAAATTACTTTAAGATATTAACTTCTGTTTGATTACTATGATCACAAACTGTGTTGGGGGACTTTAGTATGGTCTGGTTTATCAGTATGGTTTATATTTGCTTGTAGTCACTTCAattcaattcacatttatttgtatagtggtTGTCAccatacaaatcgttgcaaagcagcttcaaAGAAAATTTggtagttcctcttcaggaactcgagttGCGTCGGAGAACACTTTGGGGAACGCCTCCAGTGTGACGTCTCAGAAATCACGTGTATAATCAGTTCAATGTATGGGCGAGACGTCCGGGGGCCGATTGTGCTTTTCTCGCTGTTAAGCGCTCTGCTCTGGCTGGGCACGTTCTGAGAAGTGTGTCTGTGCATGCAATCTTGTGGTTGCAGTCGTGCTGCTACTGAGGGACGACGGCTACCACGCTCGCGGGAATCACACATGATCTGGCAAAAGAGTTGGAGACagctcgtcctatctccacccgtgttcccTAGATCTAGAGCTCAGGAACACTGTAGtaagaggccacagaatccaatTTGGTTCTCCTCCACCTCAATTCATGGGGACTTTCTGATTCTGGTGGGCCCCGAGCAGGccctggtaatggaacagaattggactctctctgaggacggaagccatcgaggtggtccctcctcggGTTACAAAGTCCGGGTTCAGGTcctttgggggcaaaagcctaccaatacggATCTTcctctggccttgcactctcacacCACACTTTCACAACTCAACCACATTGGcgattggttgatattagctcaatcagagcagatgacgTTTCGGCATCGAGGTGTCATTCttgctcacatgaaagagctggggttaagacttaacacCAAGCTTTCTCCAgcacagagaaccacttatctaggcatggtgtgggattccaCCACGATGTAGGCACATATGTCACCTGCTctgatcgagtcgatcctcattgCAGTgatgagagtgagagaaggccggtcactcactgtcaagcagtctcgGAGATTGctaggtctgatggcagctgtgtccaacgtgaatactattggcctgccgtacatgagacccctacagtggtggctcaagaagAAGGGGTTCTCCCCAGGAAGCAACCCACtttgcatgctaaaggtcacgcggAGATGCCTATGTGCCTTGGACATGTGGAGAAAACCTTGGTTCTCGTCTCATGGCCCGGTGCTGTGAGATCCTTGTATCCACATAATGCTAGCGACGGACGCATCCCTCACGGGCTGGGGTGCAATCAGTAGTGGCCACCCTGtacgcggtctgtggagtggccgCCATCTGACATGATGCACCCCTGCATGGGGCTTGGAGGCTGTAGGTGTGatctctgctaaatgcatatttttttaatttaatttaatttaaattaaatgtaattaaatttcttCTCTGAGGAAGCACAAGGTTctctgaggttgttgagaccgttctccaatccacAGCTTCCTCAGTGAGGAAACTGCATGCCTTGAAGTGAAAGCGTTTCACCTCAGGTGtggagaccgccagctcgacccagttaacttcccggttggtacagttctggagttcctgCAGTCCCTTCTCTTCGCAGGCTTGACCCACTACACCCTGAAAGTCTTGCATTGTGGGGATTCTCATTCCCAAAAGCGTTCtccgacgcagctcgagttccttaACCTTAGACGTTTTGTATGTTGGTTCAGGTTTgtcatcatctgaggtcctctgagggatTGGTATCATCTCTTCTCAGTTGTCTCAGATCTTCATAAGGGCTGGattcagactgaagcttgtgtaattcgGGATGCCcatcctgtggcagaaacagaAAAGCAAATAGAGAAAAATTAGCGAATAGCTGCTGTTCAGACCAAgaaaaacttttataaataatgtgATCAAACCAAGCAAAGAATGATAatatgcatttgatcagatagAACCAGAGGACAAGGTTACGAGATACATTATGTGAAAGCTTGgctaaagagatgtgtctttaatctagatttaaacagagtgtGCCTGAACCCCAAAccttatcaggaaggctatttcagagtttgggagccaaatccaaataagctctacctcctttaatgGACTTTTAAAGGCCtaagttttgtgaccttagggagcatgatggattgtagaaGACTGGTTAGAGACACAAGGGCTTTATAAGTAAACAATAGATTGCAAATTACGTGGAACTAaataggtagccagtgtagagattgtaaaattggggtaatatgatcatattttcttgacctggtaaggactctagcagCTTCATTTTGGACTGTAGCATGTTTAATGAAGATACAGGACAACCAGCTAGCAGTGCCTTACAAtaatccagtctagaggtcatgaatgcatgaactcagaaacaggtaacatgttctGTAGCTTGGCATATGTGAAACATGATTTTTCAAAAGACAagctgctgtctaatataacaccaagCTTTTGACTTTCTGCAGCTCATAATTAGTGCTGatgttcataaataaatatacaatgatCAGCATTATTTCAGATATGTGTGATGAGGGCCTGCAGGGTCAGTGAAAATCAAGCTAGTTTGTCTTGTtaactgaaacatttttttttttatataacttgaCTGACATGGCAGATTTTTGGAGGAGGAGGTGAATTgaattacttaagtaaaatttgtTGTAGTATTTGTATTTGCCAAAACAGATATCTCAAATAAAATTCACTGCAATGTCCTCCAtgctgagatcacatgaccagcttgCAGCAATGTTTTGCAATTTGactttagtaataataattatttacttttaagaGCACTCTCAAATGTTTGCCAGTTGTGTTTTTGTGCTATGGTGCAGTTGTTTTCAGTCCTGATCAGTCTAATCTAAGAACTAGACACAGTCTACAGGCAACCTGCTGCTCTGCACATTAAGTCTATTCTTTAGACTCAAAAGATCGATAGACGTCTTGATCACAGGAAGCAGGCAAATGTTCAGTGGCTTCTTGGAGGCTCTATATGGATTGCAGTCCATTTCACCTAAGCGTGTCTTTAGATGCTCTTAAAAACGACAGAtgaaactaggggtgctccgatcacgatcggccgatcgttatgcgcatctcgtcagtaaagccggttttctaatcagcggttaattccatcaggtgcttgatttcacatagagcagctgttactacacagagccattgttaatagagaagatgcgcaaatccacttcattttcagcgttttttggcgcattttctcagttaacaacggctctgtgtagtaacagctgctctatgtgaaatcacgcacctgatggaattaaccgctgattagaaaaccggctttactgacgagatgcgcattaatgatcggccgatcgtgatcggagcacccttaGATGAAACCTCAATCCTCAAACCCTACACCACAAGACTCTGATTAACAGTGAAAACCAGCACTCTCCAGTCCTTCTTTGTGCTGTGAGGGTGCTTAGGCTTTGTGTTTAATTGAGCATGTATACAGTTTGTCGCTTTGGTTCTAGACCAGGGTTACTATTGtttactaaaactattaaaaactattttgttaattgaaataaagctgaaataaaatataaataacacatgATTAACTTAAAAAGAattcaaattagaaatgttaccttggcaacttaaatggaaaaaaaataatttaagcacaaaaattactaacttaaaaaaaaaaaacttaatgaaaaaaataaaatcaattaaacctaaatacactgaaaaataaatgattcattcaatttacacatttttatggtaagttgttgcaatcaatttatttttgttgaaagTTAACCAACTAAATTAggttatttaaatatagctaaaataaattgattgcaaccacttacctgtcatgatcctgccctcgtgtccttgatttttcctagtcttgaggcaggatcatgacagacccttgttttgtgtacaagcgcatggccttgtctttgggccatgtgcttgtgttgtctcgttcccttgccccgccccccttgttatcctagtcgtgtcgtgattgccctatctgtgtcacctgtcgtgtcttaattgttccccctatttagatctcctagtgtgctctgtcttgcgtcggttcattgtgttacttatgtgtttctcagatgtgttccacacttgtgactgtgattgtatcctgtatcctgtataccgtgagtgtttgtttatagttagtgtttagtgtctttttctggtcagccctgtcttgtttggttttagtCCTTATCCtaggtattgttttccccctcgtgggtttttgttttccctttctgtataataaatcctgtgttgagttacttcctgtctgcacctgagttccctccttaccaaaaccctgacagaatgaaccgaccaaaagggaactcagcagacaggaggcaatactGGATGTTGTCAGCCAgcaagcgagattgttttgagggctctcgccttgtggtgttccgggggaccaggggaggtcgttccggagcgagcgggcgagaggaggagccccagaggtccccacctacccagctgccaacggttccagagggtcgtatcctggccgtggccactctgggggatcaggcacatccctcaccgagtcctgaggtgcctcccacacccgtcggtctccccgggaagcgagggagacggttatcgtgggagtctgcctcggaatcgtcggagtcagccctgccagagaccgaactcccccaacccgcctctgacccagctgtggtctctgcacc encodes:
- the LOC128030377 gene encoding protein rapunzel-like, which encodes MAENEILEEQEKLKRGLVKVLECVATISSAAAVVNPIFGVAGSLIRVVLHHVDDEDIQKLKREFGSVTRALDDICQQNQNVLHQIRKETVDGLYSRVEENIRNQFSKFMDTVELSAAHEQRKKEFEMSFVINQCDQNLYTLYGGVMGESKIFSQPILEVYMKHSQGDQRVMENLCTRLTYLFCIGLIALMSYAAIVGDDEEALHIEWEEKMKDVAKKISEVLNSYE